Proteins found in one Alicyclobacillus cycloheptanicus genomic segment:
- the flhB gene encoding flagellar biosynthesis protein FlhB, translated as MLPFELQRFAGEKTERATPRRRQELRKEGRVPRSAELTGAVAFLTVLVLLRMEGPTIWGEWLNVIEQGLSNAAGASPLTQADVRALLFTQVWTVVRLLLPLVGGALMVGLLAAFAQTGPIFTPNVLVPDLQRVQPLAGMARLWSARTLAEAVKSLLKLAIVSAVAYASVHQLESESVSLSTVPLEGMPALVGSLVFRLGIQIAVLMLLLAGVDFVYQRYEFERSIRMSREEIKEEAKSQEGDPQIRSKIRQRGRALAMRRMMQQVPTADVVVTNPTHFAVALKYVAKEMAAPIVLAKGQDELALRIRQAAEEANVPTVENRPLARALYETVDLGGAVPPSLFQAVAEVLAYVYRLKGIRTERG; from the coding sequence GTGCTGCCGTTTGAGTTGCAGCGGTTCGCGGGCGAAAAGACGGAACGCGCCACGCCAAGGCGCCGACAGGAACTGCGCAAAGAAGGCCGCGTGCCGCGCAGCGCGGAACTCACGGGCGCCGTCGCCTTTCTGACGGTTTTGGTGCTGCTGCGCATGGAGGGCCCAACGATTTGGGGGGAATGGCTGAATGTCATCGAGCAGGGGCTCAGCAATGCGGCCGGTGCCAGTCCGCTGACGCAGGCGGATGTCCGGGCTCTGCTGTTCACCCAAGTGTGGACGGTCGTGCGGCTGCTGCTGCCGCTGGTCGGCGGGGCGCTCATGGTCGGGCTGCTGGCGGCCTTTGCGCAGACCGGGCCGATTTTCACACCCAACGTGCTTGTGCCTGACCTGCAGCGCGTGCAGCCGCTTGCGGGTATGGCCCGCTTGTGGAGTGCGCGCACCCTTGCGGAAGCCGTCAAGTCGCTCCTGAAGCTGGCCATCGTGAGCGCCGTCGCGTATGCCAGTGTGCATCAACTCGAAAGTGAAAGCGTGTCTTTGTCCACCGTTCCTTTGGAAGGAATGCCCGCGCTGGTCGGCAGCCTGGTATTTCGCCTTGGCATCCAGATTGCCGTGCTGATGCTGCTTTTGGCAGGCGTGGATTTCGTCTATCAGCGGTATGAATTTGAGCGCAGCATTCGCATGTCGAGGGAAGAAATTAAAGAAGAAGCCAAATCCCAGGAAGGGGATCCGCAAATTCGGTCGAAAATTCGACAGAGAGGTCGAGCGCTGGCGATGCGCCGCATGATGCAGCAGGTGCCGACGGCCGATGTGGTGGTTACCAACCCGACGCACTTTGCGGTTGCGTTGAAGTACGTCGCGAAGGAAATGGCTGCGCCGATTGTCCTGGCCAAGGGGCAGGATGAACTGGCGCTGCGCATTCGGCAAGCGGCAGAGGAAGCGAACGTGCCCACGGTGGAGAACCGTCCGCTGGCCCGCGCACTGTATGAAACGGTCGATCTCGGCGGTGCCGTCCCGCCGTCACTCTTTCAAGCGGTCGCCGAGGTGCTGGCCTATGTGTATCGATTGAAGGGGATTCGCACCGAGAGGGGGTGA
- the fliR gene encoding flagellar biosynthetic protein FliR, with protein sequence MTLLNFAINHYATYLLVLLRMAAFIGASPVLSLQSWPVYGKIGLAGFVALVVAPGLTAAVPSPFDDPGGYVVDALKETVVGMLMGFVATLMFAAVDVAGQLFDIQIGYSSATVFDPQSGVSTGLSSSLLSLLFTLYFLGVGGLDGMVLAMMHSYEFVGLGQFVFPANTWKFLLSAMGMMMSIGLQFAAPLLAALLLTDVTFAFLSRAVPQMNVFVVEFPAKLFVGLALFAIAMPGTVYLFSQLFGALFNELNTLLQWLRG encoded by the coding sequence ATGACCTTGTTGAATTTCGCCATCAATCACTACGCAACCTATCTGCTTGTCCTGCTGCGCATGGCGGCGTTCATTGGCGCCTCGCCCGTGCTGTCTCTGCAATCCTGGCCGGTCTATGGAAAGATTGGCCTGGCCGGGTTTGTGGCGTTGGTCGTGGCGCCGGGATTGACAGCGGCGGTGCCATCCCCGTTTGACGATCCCGGCGGCTATGTGGTGGATGCCCTGAAAGAGACCGTCGTCGGGATGCTGATGGGCTTTGTCGCGACCTTGATGTTTGCGGCCGTGGATGTCGCAGGACAACTGTTCGATATACAGATTGGGTATAGTTCTGCCACGGTGTTTGACCCGCAGTCGGGGGTCAGCACCGGACTGAGCAGTTCGCTCTTGTCCCTGCTGTTTACGTTGTACTTCCTCGGTGTGGGTGGACTCGACGGCATGGTGCTGGCGATGATGCACAGCTATGAGTTTGTCGGGCTGGGGCAGTTCGTGTTTCCAGCCAACACCTGGAAGTTTTTGCTAAGTGCCATGGGGATGATGATGAGTATCGGTCTGCAGTTTGCGGCGCCTCTGCTCGCTGCGCTCTTGTTAACGGATGTGACCTTTGCGTTTTTGTCCAGAGCGGTGCCGCAAATGAACGTGTTTGTCGTGGAATTTCCAGCGAAGTTGTTTGTGGGACTGGCCCTGTTCGCCATCGCGATGCCGGGGACCGTCTACCTGTTCAGTCAACTGTTCGGAGCTTTGTTCAATGAGCTGAACACTTTGCTTCAGTGGCTAAGGGGGTGA
- the fliQ gene encoding flagellar biosynthesis protein FliQ: MDANFIIGLGAQVMWLVIRLTGPILLFGLVVGVLVSIFQATTQIQEQTLAFVPKIAAVIVALLIFGPWMLSILLSFSQQILGNLNSFIQ; encoded by the coding sequence GTGGACGCCAATTTCATCATAGGTCTTGGGGCGCAAGTGATGTGGCTGGTGATTCGATTAACCGGACCTATATTGTTGTTTGGCCTGGTGGTCGGCGTGTTGGTGAGCATCTTTCAGGCGACCACACAAATTCAAGAACAAACCCTGGCGTTCGTGCCAAAAATCGCGGCGGTCATTGTCGCGCTGCTGATATTTGGGCCTTGGATGTTATCCATTCTGTTGAGTTTCAGCCAGCAAATTTTGGGCAATCTGAACAGCTTTATTCAGTGA
- the fliP gene encoding flagellar type III secretion system pore protein FliP (The bacterial flagellar biogenesis protein FliP forms a type III secretion system (T3SS)-type pore required for flagellar assembly.) — protein MAGLLTSLVVCVCLTPHAAAATTSTSGQGLLPGLSLSVGDSNSPSSVAGTMQIILMLTVLSIAPAILILMTCFTRIVVVLSFVRSALSLQSSPPNQVLIGLALFITLFIMQPTLQTANTQAVQPYLKGQISQTVALQRAEAPFKVFMAKETRKQDLELFLQYRHVSAVPSDPTKIALSALVPAYTISELKTAFQIGFMIYLPFLVIDLVVATTLMSMGMMMLPPVMISLPFKVLLFVMADGWYLVVKSLLAGYT, from the coding sequence CTGGCGGGCCTTCTGACATCGCTCGTCGTTTGTGTGTGTCTGACCCCGCACGCGGCCGCGGCCACCACCAGTACGAGCGGCCAGGGTCTGCTGCCGGGACTGAGCCTCAGCGTCGGGGACAGCAATTCGCCGTCCTCCGTCGCGGGGACGATGCAAATCATCCTGATGTTGACCGTGCTGTCGATTGCGCCGGCAATTTTGATTTTGATGACCTGTTTCACACGGATTGTCGTGGTCTTGTCGTTTGTGCGCAGCGCCCTGTCGCTGCAGTCGTCTCCGCCGAACCAGGTGCTGATTGGCCTCGCCTTGTTCATCACCCTGTTCATCATGCAGCCGACCTTGCAAACCGCCAATACGCAGGCGGTGCAGCCGTACTTGAAGGGGCAAATCTCGCAAACCGTGGCGCTGCAGCGTGCCGAGGCACCGTTTAAGGTGTTTATGGCCAAGGAGACGCGCAAGCAGGACTTGGAATTGTTCCTCCAGTATCGACATGTGTCTGCTGTGCCGTCGGATCCGACGAAGATTGCTTTGTCCGCGCTCGTGCCGGCGTACACCATCAGCGAGTTGAAAACGGCCTTTCAAATCGGCTTTATGATTTATTTGCCGTTTCTCGTCATCGACCTGGTCGTCGCCACCACGCTGATGTCCATGGGCATGATGATGCTGCCGCCGGTCATGATTTCCCTGCCGTTCAAGGTGCTCTTGTTCGTCATGGCGGACGGGTGGTACCTGGTCGTCAAATCGCTCTTGGCCGGGTACACATAG
- a CDS encoding FliO/MopB family protein, translating to MYRFSYGLLGLVGMLAVTPTVYAATPSNATSVAPLGNPVPAIIQLVLALILVIGGILFMIRWLARRAGVQTRGAIDVVAARQLAPNRSVQVIDVNGKRYLVGVGDQISLLADVTELFPEDDGEAMAGPVGSSAFAQVLADKVAAVRKRYQHKDGADS from the coding sequence ATGTACCGGTTCAGTTATGGGCTGCTGGGACTTGTGGGGATGCTCGCGGTGACGCCGACGGTGTACGCTGCCACACCTTCCAACGCAACATCTGTGGCGCCGCTTGGCAATCCAGTGCCAGCCATCATCCAGCTGGTACTGGCGTTGATTCTGGTGATTGGCGGCATTCTCTTCATGATTCGTTGGCTTGCGCGCAGAGCGGGGGTGCAGACGCGCGGCGCGATTGACGTCGTCGCGGCGCGGCAGCTGGCCCCGAATCGTTCCGTGCAGGTGATTGATGTGAACGGAAAGCGATACCTCGTCGGCGTCGGCGACCAAATTTCGCTGCTCGCCGATGTCACAGAATTGTTTCCGGAGGATGACGGTGAGGCGATGGCCGGTCCCGTCGGGTCCTCCGCGTTTGCGCAGGTGCTGGCCGACAAGGTTGCAGCGGTTCGCAAGCGATACCAGCACAAGGACGGAGCCGATTCATGA
- a CDS encoding response regulator, with the protein MAHRVLIVDDAAFMRMMIKDILVRHGYEVVGEAADGVQAVEKYQELRPDVVTMDITMPEMDGIQALREIRNFDPDARVIICSAMGQQTLVVDAVQAGAIDFVVKPFHADRVIEALQRALK; encoded by the coding sequence GTGGCACATCGTGTACTGATCGTCGACGATGCAGCGTTCATGCGAATGATGATCAAAGATATCCTGGTCAGGCACGGGTACGAAGTCGTTGGCGAAGCAGCCGATGGTGTCCAGGCAGTGGAAAAATACCAGGAGCTCCGGCCGGACGTGGTGACGATGGATATCACCATGCCGGAAATGGACGGGATTCAGGCGCTGCGGGAAATCCGGAATTTTGACCCGGACGCGCGCGTTATCATCTGTTCCGCCATGGGACAGCAAACGCTGGTGGTGGATGCGGTCCAGGCAGGGGCAATCGATTTTGTGGTTAAGCCGTTTCACGCCGACCGCGTGATTGAGGCGCTGCAACGGGCGCTCAAGTAG
- the fliY gene encoding flagellar motor switch phosphatase FliY — translation MSDEKRLSQEEIEALLHAADGDRSLEGQGQAAETGLQDAERQTLGEIGTISFGAAAGTLAALLKQPVEITEPTVRLSSSEEAYQVDGGAKVWTSVQFKDGLHGSYALAMKLQDAKAVADLMLGGTGVDVTSDLNELHLSALSEAMNQVVGTAATAMSSIFHRPIRIHPPRVTETSDAAGAAPGAPFEGQLVCVSFRFKVGSLIDSTLSQWIPLAFARELAQLARTAGSSDDSTAAQRPRQTAGVETSAGIRGEGVPSSERVVQRPEFVEFPSQKRVNPTPANLSLLYDVPLQVTVELGRTKRSIKEILELTTGSILELDKLAGEPVDIYVNQKRVALGEVVVIDENFGVRVTDIISPAERMRNLQ, via the coding sequence ATGTCGGACGAGAAGAGACTTTCTCAGGAGGAGATTGAAGCGTTGCTGCATGCAGCCGATGGCGACCGTTCCCTGGAAGGACAGGGACAAGCAGCCGAAACCGGGCTGCAGGATGCGGAGCGGCAGACGCTTGGCGAGATTGGCACCATCAGTTTTGGCGCCGCTGCGGGAACGTTGGCGGCCTTGCTCAAGCAGCCCGTCGAAATCACAGAACCGACGGTTCGTTTGAGTTCGTCGGAAGAAGCCTACCAGGTGGACGGCGGTGCAAAGGTGTGGACGTCCGTCCAATTCAAGGATGGCCTGCACGGGTCGTACGCGCTGGCCATGAAGCTGCAGGACGCGAAGGCCGTCGCAGACCTCATGCTTGGCGGCACCGGCGTGGACGTGACAAGCGACTTAAACGAATTGCACCTGAGCGCCTTGTCGGAGGCGATGAACCAGGTGGTCGGCACGGCGGCAACCGCCATGTCGTCGATCTTCCATCGTCCCATCCGCATTCATCCACCGCGTGTGACGGAGACCAGCGACGCGGCGGGTGCAGCGCCGGGGGCGCCCTTTGAGGGTCAGCTGGTGTGCGTTTCCTTCCGTTTCAAAGTCGGCTCGTTGATTGACTCGACCCTGTCTCAGTGGATCCCGCTCGCGTTTGCCCGAGAACTGGCGCAGTTGGCGCGGACAGCAGGTTCCAGCGACGATTCGACCGCTGCGCAGCGACCGCGGCAGACCGCCGGCGTGGAAACGTCCGCCGGGATCCGCGGGGAGGGTGTCCCTTCGTCCGAGCGGGTCGTGCAGCGCCCGGAGTTTGTCGAGTTTCCATCGCAAAAACGGGTGAACCCGACACCTGCGAATCTGTCGCTGTTGTACGATGTACCGCTGCAAGTCACGGTGGAGCTGGGCCGGACCAAGCGGTCCATCAAGGAGATTCTGGAGTTGACCACCGGCTCGATTCTGGAACTCGACAAGCTGGCCGGAGAACCGGTGGACATCTACGTCAACCAGAAGCGGGTGGCGCTCGGTGAAGTCGTCGTGATCGATGAAAACTTTGGTGTGCGTGTCACGGATATCATCAGTCCCGCCGAACGCATGCGGAATCTGCAGTAG
- the fliM gene encoding flagellar motor switch protein FliM, whose translation MSEILSQEEVDALLAAIQRGELKADELRSARPTRRVRTYDFRRAMRFSKDHIRIISRIHEHFARLMTTHLSGQLRSIVQFQVESVDQVPYEEFIRSIPTLTVMQLMEFEPLEGKVVVEINPQIVFAMIDRMMGGVIHLPYHERELTEIELALVHRILDAMCPFFAEAWRSVVPLSPRLLSIESNPQFLQLATPNDTVLVIALSVRIGPATGLLNICVPHATLEPVMSRLSTQYFMDGGRSGSANDRDVEQLQKHLYGVPVDVSVQVGQAALTVEECLELQAGDVVVLSNSIQEPVQVFVDGIPAFRASIGTSRGRYAVQVAQEWKGVNGDVGREETFSGGD comes from the coding sequence TTGTCAGAGATTTTATCCCAAGAGGAAGTTGACGCCCTGCTGGCAGCCATCCAGCGCGGGGAACTCAAGGCGGATGAGCTTCGCAGCGCCCGTCCCACGCGCAGGGTTCGCACCTATGATTTCCGGCGCGCAATGCGCTTTTCGAAAGACCATATCCGAATTATCTCGCGCATTCACGAACACTTCGCGCGTCTGATGACGACGCATTTGTCTGGCCAGCTGCGCAGCATCGTGCAGTTCCAGGTGGAATCCGTCGACCAGGTGCCGTACGAAGAGTTCATCCGCTCCATTCCGACCTTGACGGTCATGCAGTTGATGGAGTTTGAACCCTTGGAAGGCAAGGTGGTCGTCGAGATCAACCCGCAGATTGTGTTTGCGATGATTGACCGCATGATGGGCGGCGTCATTCACTTGCCGTATCACGAGCGCGAGTTGACGGAAATTGAGCTGGCGCTGGTGCACCGCATCCTGGACGCCATGTGCCCGTTCTTCGCAGAAGCGTGGCGCAGTGTGGTGCCGCTTTCGCCGCGGCTGTTGTCGATTGAGAGCAACCCGCAGTTTTTGCAGCTTGCAACACCGAATGACACCGTTTTGGTGATCGCGCTGAGCGTCCGCATTGGTCCCGCGACTGGGCTTCTGAACATTTGCGTGCCGCACGCGACCCTGGAACCGGTGATGTCCCGCCTGAGCACGCAGTACTTCATGGACGGGGGCCGGTCGGGCAGTGCGAATGACCGGGATGTGGAGCAGCTGCAAAAGCACTTGTACGGCGTGCCTGTGGATGTGTCTGTGCAAGTGGGACAAGCGGCGTTGACCGTCGAGGAGTGCCTGGAACTGCAGGCTGGCGACGTCGTGGTGTTGTCGAACTCGATTCAGGAGCCCGTGCAGGTGTTCGTGGACGGCATCCCGGCGTTTCGGGCAAGCATCGGCACGAGCCGCGGCAGGTACGCGGTGCAGGTTGCACAAGAGTGGAAGGGGGTGAACGGCGATGTCGGACGAGAAGAGACTTTCTCAGGAGGAGATTGA
- a CDS encoding flagellar basal body-associated FliL family protein encodes MNKTLKLSLSLIGAIAVVLALGVGADRYLKSKHHSSKPAALSPAQLQSLQVSLPQMTTNLKGSGLIQFTLTLQADNSSTKSELTDLMPQIEDYVNETMRAYTPDSLEQQSGVTALKKQLRSGINHMLPTGSVTNVLFTSIVVQ; translated from the coding sequence ATGAACAAGACGCTGAAGCTCAGCCTTTCCCTGATTGGCGCGATCGCGGTGGTGTTGGCATTGGGCGTAGGTGCAGACCGCTACCTCAAGAGCAAACACCATTCGAGCAAGCCAGCGGCGCTATCGCCTGCACAGCTGCAGAGTTTACAGGTCAGTCTGCCGCAGATGACAACCAACCTCAAGGGCAGCGGACTCATCCAGTTTACCTTGACGCTGCAGGCGGACAACAGTTCCACCAAATCTGAGTTGACGGACCTGATGCCGCAAATCGAGGACTATGTGAACGAGACGATGCGGGCGTACACGCCGGACTCGCTGGAGCAGCAAAGCGGGGTTACGGCGTTGAAAAAGCAGCTGCGATCAGGCATTAACCACATGCTGCCGACCGGGTCCGTGACCAATGTGTTGTTTACCTCGATTGTTGTGCAATGA
- a CDS encoding flagellar FlbD family protein: MIQLTRLNNTDLWLNPVLIESLERTPDTIVTLTNGHKYVVLETPDIITERIAAFLRSIGIVGVAAGTSERKGEGA; the protein is encoded by the coding sequence GTGATTCAGCTGACCAGACTCAACAACACCGACCTTTGGCTTAATCCAGTGCTCATCGAGTCGTTGGAGCGCACGCCGGATACCATTGTGACGCTGACCAATGGGCACAAATATGTCGTACTGGAAACGCCGGACATCATCACTGAACGCATTGCTGCTTTCCTGCGCTCCATTGGCATTGTGGGTGTGGCTGCAGGCACATCCGAACGAAAGGGGGAGGGCGCATGA
- a CDS encoding flagellar hook-basal body complex protein — MLRSMYSAISGMQAFQTMLDVIGNNIANVDTPGFKSSSVDFADVMSQITSGGSSPTTTTGGTNPQQVGLGVGIGATQMNFTQGSQETTGNPTDLFINGQGLFVVKNGTDTYYTRAGDFTLDSNDNLVLPDGSIAQGYYMTNAAPSGGGTPTSTLDTTTQPKAMNLNDMLAAYVTSLNGTSDGNGGTYTVNADGTVTDTPAAGSSATPVTLSFALPASPDIQIGPDGSLTATVEVTSTSGTGASATSTTSTQQINLGSLALATFSNPSGLENVGSNLFTVSNNSGAASYGVPGVNNAGSIQAGYLEMSNVDLTQEMTNMIVAQNAFAANSHMIGTDNTILNDIVNMKNS; from the coding sequence ATGCTTCGATCTATGTACTCTGCGATTTCAGGCATGCAGGCGTTCCAGACCATGCTCGACGTGATTGGAAACAACATTGCCAATGTCGATACCCCAGGGTTTAAGTCCAGTTCGGTTGACTTTGCGGATGTGATGAGTCAGATTACCTCCGGCGGCAGCAGCCCGACGACCACCACGGGTGGGACCAACCCGCAGCAGGTCGGGCTTGGTGTCGGGATTGGCGCGACGCAGATGAACTTCACCCAGGGCTCGCAGGAGACCACGGGCAATCCGACCGATTTGTTCATCAACGGTCAGGGTCTGTTTGTGGTGAAGAACGGGACCGACACCTATTACACGCGAGCCGGGGATTTTACGCTGGACAGCAACGATAACCTCGTGCTGCCGGACGGTTCGATTGCGCAAGGTTATTATATGACCAACGCTGCGCCCAGCGGCGGCGGCACACCGACTTCCACGCTCGATACCACTACGCAGCCAAAGGCCATGAACCTGAATGACATGTTGGCCGCGTATGTGACATCGCTGAATGGAACGTCTGACGGAAACGGCGGCACCTATACAGTGAATGCGGACGGGACGGTGACGGACACGCCCGCGGCGGGGAGTTCCGCGACACCGGTGACGCTGTCTTTTGCTTTGCCAGCCTCTCCGGACATTCAAATCGGTCCGGACGGTAGTCTGACGGCGACCGTCGAGGTGACCTCGACGTCCGGCACAGGTGCATCCGCCACGTCGACCACCAGCACGCAGCAAATCAATCTGGGGAGCCTGGCGCTCGCGACGTTCAGCAACCCCTCAGGGCTCGAGAACGTGGGCAGCAACCTGTTCACCGTATCCAACAATTCAGGTGCCGCATCCTATGGTGTTCCAGGTGTGAACAACGCGGGGTCCATCCAGGCGGGTTATCTGGAGATGTCGAATGTCGACTTGACGCAGGAGATGACCAACATGATTGTGGCACAGAACGCCTTTGCGGCGAACTCGCACATGATTGGCACGGACAACACGATTCTCAACGACATCGTCAACATGAAGAACAGCTAA
- a CDS encoding flagellar hook capping FlgD N-terminal domain-containing protein, whose amino-acid sequence MSSVDPTQLSSTAFLQLMVAQMQYQDPLQPQDNSQFLAQLAQMSELETLTELTQTMSSLQQLTQLSDERQLLGTTVSVTASDGSTVTGTVSSIRMDQNGDPQLIVNGQGYPLSALTEME is encoded by the coding sequence ATGAGTTCCGTTGATCCAACCCAATTGAGTTCAACTGCGTTTTTGCAATTGATGGTCGCGCAAATGCAGTATCAGGATCCGCTTCAGCCACAGGACAACAGCCAGTTCCTGGCCCAGTTGGCACAGATGTCGGAGCTTGAGACGTTAACTGAGCTCACGCAGACGATGTCGTCTTTGCAGCAGCTTACGCAGCTGAGTGATGAACGGCAGCTGTTGGGAACGACCGTGAGTGTGACCGCCTCGGATGGTTCCACGGTGACTGGGACGGTGTCATCGATTCGCATGGACCAGAACGGCGACCCGCAGCTCATCGTGAACGGGCAAGGCTACCCATTGTCGGCGCTCACGGAAATGGAGTGA
- a CDS encoding flagellar hook-length control protein FliK translates to MTSATISVARAGSGVSGQAAASGAQPAGQSGSASQPAASVLLPGGGADPSSFNALLQGAMGIAPWTPSTQPASSLPGASVKTSSVAAGTGGYLASTQRPIGWTGLPGTRAGGLTKNAQTAVQTEAKTVADDSGSSSGTGTGGWTTGVKPAVVTASASGGSASNVPTNSTAIAMQSALTTQLPLTVEDTAATAGASTGAGGAPASQSAQVNPGALAGSASAPATAAPVVHVLSGTASPSATSAAASAPSGTTAGPKGAANAVNVASGSAENQSAGGIYLSASGLQGTVQSAQAVGTDAPKTASLNAQSPDAANVLKQYAVQQAMAGNGTLQVQVQPQHLGPIVIAATSQPSGVQVQITAANPETLQWLGQQQSDMADAIRSAGVSLANLQVASGGTAFQSGGGSMGNPSRQGGSDTGQKAVRVSRSGGTGISASQLSASGGAGGTSALMAYRVNVQI, encoded by the coding sequence ATGACAAGTGCAACCATCAGTGTCGCGCGCGCCGGGTCTGGTGTCAGCGGGCAGGCTGCGGCCAGTGGTGCCCAGCCGGCAGGGCAATCAGGCAGCGCCTCACAACCTGCTGCGTCCGTGCTGCTGCCAGGCGGTGGTGCCGACCCATCCAGTTTCAACGCGCTCTTGCAAGGCGCCATGGGCATCGCACCATGGACCCCGTCCACCCAGCCGGCGAGTTCCCTGCCAGGCGCAAGCGTCAAGACGAGCAGCGTCGCCGCTGGGACGGGAGGGTATCTGGCCAGTACGCAGCGTCCCATTGGCTGGACAGGGCTGCCTGGCACGCGTGCAGGCGGGCTGACGAAGAACGCGCAAACCGCGGTCCAGACAGAGGCCAAGACCGTTGCGGATGACAGCGGCTCCAGTTCGGGCACCGGCACCGGTGGATGGACGACGGGGGTGAAGCCTGCTGTTGTCACCGCATCCGCTTCGGGCGGGTCCGCATCGAACGTTCCGACCAACAGTACAGCCATTGCGATGCAGTCTGCATTGACCACTCAGCTGCCGTTAACGGTTGAGGACACGGCGGCAACCGCTGGTGCAAGCACCGGGGCGGGCGGCGCTCCGGCTTCGCAGTCGGCGCAGGTGAATCCGGGGGCTTTGGCGGGTTCAGCGAGCGCGCCTGCAACTGCGGCTCCGGTTGTGCATGTTCTGTCCGGAACAGCGTCTCCATCGGCAACGTCGGCTGCGGCATCAGCCCCATCCGGTACGACCGCTGGGCCGAAGGGTGCGGCGAACGCGGTGAACGTCGCGAGCGGTTCGGCTGAGAACCAATCCGCAGGGGGAATCTATCTTTCCGCCAGCGGACTGCAAGGAACGGTGCAGTCTGCCCAAGCGGTTGGCACGGACGCACCGAAGACGGCCTCATTGAACGCACAGTCGCCGGATGCGGCGAACGTCCTCAAACAATACGCGGTGCAGCAGGCCATGGCCGGCAACGGTACGCTGCAGGTCCAAGTTCAACCGCAGCACCTTGGACCCATCGTGATTGCCGCGACCAGTCAGCCTTCGGGCGTCCAGGTCCAAATCACGGCGGCGAACCCGGAAACGCTCCAGTGGCTGGGCCAACAGCAGTCCGACATGGCGGATGCCATTCGGTCGGCAGGCGTGTCGTTGGCCAACTTGCAGGTCGCGAGCGGCGGCACAGCCTTCCAGTCGGGAGGGGGTTCGATGGGCAATCCATCGCGCCAGGGCGGCAGTGACACCGGACAGAAGGCCGTGCGTGTCAGCCGAAGCGGCGGCACCGGCATCAGCGCATCGCAATTGAGTGCGAGCGGCGGTGCGGGCGGCACATCCGCGTTGATGGCCTATCGTGTCAACGTCCAGATTTGA
- a CDS encoding magnesium transporter MgtE N-terminal domain-containing protein codes for MATAGMQQEAAESSIRAKVTKFLLIVLVPLLAAIVMVGVALQFVGVPVWQTTKQVLGEQHLFGKPDAAASQNGTQLSQTVSELKQQNQSLKQQNASLKTQLSSAQQSVTQLQSALSADDAKLTAAADDMSAARQEAQVLAQMDPQAAAGVLSKLGTSQAAMVVSALSPDVSGAILADLSPALASQLLAQAAQISAAQAAASNTTTGASGATGNTVG; via the coding sequence ATGGCAACCGCCGGGATGCAGCAGGAAGCGGCTGAATCGTCCATACGCGCCAAGGTGACCAAGTTTTTGTTGATTGTCCTGGTTCCTCTCCTCGCTGCCATTGTGATGGTGGGGGTGGCGCTGCAGTTTGTGGGGGTGCCGGTGTGGCAGACCACCAAGCAGGTTTTGGGTGAGCAGCACCTGTTTGGGAAGCCGGACGCAGCGGCGTCGCAAAATGGGACCCAGTTGAGTCAGACGGTGTCCGAGCTGAAGCAGCAGAACCAGTCGCTCAAGCAGCAAAATGCTTCCTTGAAAACCCAGTTGTCTTCTGCGCAGCAGTCGGTCACCCAGCTGCAATCTGCACTCAGTGCGGACGACGCGAAACTGACGGCAGCGGCTGATGACATGAGTGCTGCGCGGCAAGAGGCGCAGGTGCTGGCGCAGATGGACCCGCAAGCCGCCGCCGGCGTGCTCTCGAAACTTGGCACGTCGCAGGCCGCGATGGTGGTGTCCGCGTTGTCGCCGGACGTTTCTGGGGCGATTCTTGCGGACCTGAGCCCAGCCTTGGCCAGTCAGCTGCTGGCACAGGCGGCACAAATCTCGGCGGCGCAGGCGGCAGCGTCGAACACGACGACGGGTGCCAGCGGCGCGACAGGCAATACCGTGGGCTGA